A window of the Bos indicus x Bos taurus breed Angus x Brahman F1 hybrid chromosome X, Bos_hybrid_MaternalHap_v2.0, whole genome shotgun sequence genome harbors these coding sequences:
- the OTUD6A gene encoding OTU domain-containing protein 6A, translated as MEDSRSEQQRMLRRHYREKKELQARIQFMKSSVPKTDKKKRKQLNLDVARLEAEMEQKHQQELEKFQERFPNISIIDSVTEDLAKMDLENQPPGFSRAQRKRERRAALERARQERIAEVDMEYLASFRQDEEEKLSAILEAKHLEMKDMPTDSHCMYRAIQDQLVFSVTVESLRSRTAEYMRKHIDDFLPFFSHLAPGDAYSRDYFLSYCDDIVGSASWGSQLELRALSHVLQTPIEVIQADSPAIVVGEEYTKKPLILVYVRYTCNFGAHYNSVKPQEAGAAGGAAPRLF; from the coding sequence ATGGAAGATTCACGGAGTGAACAACAGCGGATGTTACGACGCCACTACCGTGAGAAGAAAGAGCTACAGGCCCGCATTCAGTTCATGAAGAGTTCGGTCCCCAAGACcgacaagaagaaaagaaagcagttGAATCTCGACGTGGCCCGCCTTGAGGCCGAGATGGAGCAGAAGCACCAGCAGGAGCTGGAGAAGTTCCAAGAGAGGTTCCCTAATATTAGCATCATTGATTCTGTCACTGAAGATCTAGCCAAGATGGATCTCGAGAACCAGCCTCCGGGCTTCTCCAGGGCACAGAGAAAGCGCGAAAGAAGGGCAGCCCTCGAGAGAGCACGCCAGGAGAGGATTGCGGAGGTTGACATGGAGTATCTGGCCAGCTTCCGCCAAGATGAGGAAGAGAAGCTCAGCGCCATCCTGGAGGCCAAGCATCTAGAGATGAAGGATATGCCAACTGATAGCCACTGCATGTATCGTGCCATCCAAGACCAGCTGGTGTTCTCCGTGACCGTGGAGAGCCTGCGGAGCCGCACCGCCGAATACATGCGGAAGCACATCGATGATTTCTTGCCTTTCTTCAGCCACCTCGCACCCGGTGACGCCTACAGCCGCGACTACTTCTTGAGCTACTGCGACGACATCGTGGGCAGTGCATCGTGGGGAAGCCAGCTGGAGCTGAGGGCCCTGTCACACGTCCTGCAGACCCCCATCGAGGTGATCCAGGCTGACTCGCCAGCCATCGTCGTTGGAGAGGAGTACACCAAGAAGCCGCTAATCCTGGTCTACGTGCGCTACACCTGCAACTTCGGGGCGCACTACAACTCCGTGAAGCCGCAGGAGGCCGGCGCCGCTGGGGGCGCAGCCCCTCGTCTCTTCTAG